A region of Marnyiella aurantia DNA encodes the following proteins:
- the ftsA gene encoding cell division protein FtsA, with amino-acid sequence MENQEYSVGLDIGTTKIVAIVGRRNTHGKIEVLGVGKAKSLGVHKGIVNNISQTISSIRAAVAEAQTSSGVEIKKVTVGIAGKHIRSLQHSDYIMRENPDKFIGEDDIDALKEQVKKLVMLPGEEIIHVLPQEYKVDSEGEIHEPVGMHGKRLEANFHVVVGQMGSIRNIARCVKEAGLEMEALTLEPLASSEAVLTKEEKEAGVAIVDIGGGTTDIAIFKDNIIRHTCVIPYGGGIITDDIKEGCSIIEKHAEQLKVKFGSSLPDMEKESTYVTIPGLHGRPDKEISLRTLAEIIGARVEEILEMVNIELKAYGAFEQKKKLIAGIVLTGGGSNLKNLRQLANFITGFDSRIGFANEYVANDKNQYLKGPEYATSIGLLMESLKIRDKKAGMPEEVIEEKTAEPETDMILGAAQVAAEEQTVQKKRKNLTFGQSLMEKVKKFFEEVE; translated from the coding sequence ATGGAAAATCAAGAGTATTCAGTAGGACTCGATATCGGGACAACAAAAATTGTTGCGATCGTAGGCCGACGCAACACTCACGGAAAAATTGAAGTTCTGGGAGTAGGAAAGGCCAAAAGTTTGGGTGTTCATAAGGGAATCGTGAACAATATTTCACAAACCATCAGCTCCATACGCGCAGCGGTGGCAGAAGCCCAGACAAGTTCCGGAGTGGAAATTAAGAAAGTTACCGTAGGTATAGCCGGAAAACATATCCGGTCACTGCAGCATTCCGACTATATAATGAGGGAAAACCCCGATAAATTTATCGGTGAGGACGATATTGACGCACTTAAAGAGCAGGTGAAAAAACTTGTGATGCTTCCGGGTGAAGAGATCATTCACGTTCTTCCGCAGGAATATAAGGTAGACAGCGAAGGCGAGATCCACGAGCCTGTAGGAATGCACGGTAAGCGTCTGGAGGCTAACTTTCATGTTGTTGTTGGCCAGATGGGCAGCATACGCAATATCGCAAGATGTGTGAAAGAAGCCGGACTCGAAATGGAAGCACTTACACTTGAGCCTCTGGCATCATCCGAAGCTGTGCTTACGAAAGAAGAGAAAGAAGCAGGTGTTGCAATTGTAGATATAGGTGGCGGTACAACTGATATTGCTATATTTAAGGACAACATTATCCGTCACACCTGTGTGATTCCATACGGCGGCGGAATAATTACAGACGATATTAAGGAAGGTTGCTCTATCATCGAGAAGCATGCCGAGCAGCTTAAGGTGAAGTTTGGCTCCTCACTTCCCGATATGGAAAAGGAAAGCACCTATGTAACCATTCCCGGACTGCACGGTCGCCCGGATAAGGAAATTTCCCTTCGTACGCTGGCCGAAATCATCGGTGCGCGCGTAGAGGAAATCCTGGAAATGGTGAATATTGAACTGAAGGCTTATGGAGCTTTTGAACAGAAGAAAAAACTTATCGCAGGGATAGTTCTTACCGGAGGTGGTTCCAATCTTAAGAACCTGCGACAGCTTGCTAATTTCATTACCGGTTTCGACAGCCGCATCGGATTTGCCAATGAATATGTTGCCAACGATAAGAATCAGTATCTTAAAGGTCCGGAATATGCAACATCCATCGGTTTGCTTATGGAAAGTCTGAAGATCCGCGATAAAAAGGCGGGTATGCCTGAAGAGGTGATTGAGGAGAAAACCGCAGAACCGGAAACGGATATGATACTGGGAGCGGCACAGGTTGCGGCTGAGGAACAAACTGTGCAGAAAAAGAGGAAAAACCTGACGTTCGGGCAGTCACTAATGGAAAAAGTAAAAAAATTCTTCGAAGAGGTAGAGTAA